From Verrucomicrobiota bacterium, a single genomic window includes:
- the tatC gene encoding twin-arginine translocase subunit TatC — MPQEPQENAFPSEGQESPTLQNSDDTTQEHASVPDEQPLAPAYSSTAHHESEPGREAVEEEEDGGGPVKSFLEHLEDLRWTIIKSGSALIIAMVVCLCATKQIVAILTWPMERAGLDPSKILQLFNPLGGFLISLKMAFYTGMVIALPFILYFLGEFVVPALKKKEKKFFFVAFTIGTGFFVVGVVFCYFILLPFSLNALVNYNKWIGFSTETWRAEEFFDFATKFMLGVGFLFEVPVLLLSLIRLEIIKHELLIKGRSYMFVVNFALCAVLTPADLLTTFIMAIALQLIYEGCILVSKYWQRQKRQRLETEAGLRTPGSDQPTSMD, encoded by the coding sequence ATGCCACAGGAACCCCAGGAGAACGCCTTTCCGTCCGAGGGGCAAGAATCTCCGACGCTTCAGAATTCGGACGACACGACGCAGGAACACGCTTCGGTCCCGGACGAACAGCCCCTCGCTCCCGCCTATTCGTCCACGGCCCACCACGAGTCCGAGCCGGGCCGTGAAGCGGTCGAGGAAGAGGAGGACGGAGGCGGCCCGGTCAAGTCCTTCCTCGAACATCTCGAAGATCTCCGCTGGACCATCATCAAAAGCGGCTCGGCGTTGATCATCGCAATGGTGGTTTGCCTGTGCGCTACCAAGCAGATCGTGGCGATTTTGACCTGGCCGATGGAACGCGCCGGGCTGGACCCGTCGAAGATTCTGCAGCTTTTCAATCCGCTGGGCGGCTTCCTGATTTCGCTGAAGATGGCGTTTTACACGGGGATGGTGATCGCGCTGCCGTTCATCCTTTATTTCCTAGGCGAATTCGTGGTGCCGGCGCTGAAGAAGAAGGAAAAGAAGTTCTTCTTCGTTGCGTTCACCATCGGGACCGGGTTCTTCGTTGTCGGCGTGGTGTTCTGCTATTTCATCTTGTTGCCCTTCTCCCTGAACGCGCTGGTCAACTACAACAAGTGGATCGGGTTCTCGACCGAAACCTGGCGCGCGGAAGAATTCTTCGATTTCGCGACCAAGTTTATGCTCGGCGTCGGATTCCTGTTCGAGGTCCCGGTGCTGCTGCTGTCATTGATCCGCCTGGAAATCATCAAGCATGAATTGCTCATCAAGGGCCGCTCTTACATGTTCGTGGTTAACTTTGCGCTGTGCGCCGTCCTGACGCCCGCGGACCTGCTCACGACTTTCATCATGGCCATCGCCCTTCAGCTCATTTACGAAGGCTGCATCCTCGTCTCGAAGTATTGGCAGCGGCAAAAGCGGCAGCGGTTGGAGACGGAGGCCGGACTGCGCACGCCCGGCTCCGACCAGCCGACGTCGATGGATTAG
- a CDS encoding OmpA family protein, whose amino-acid sequence MSFILASTAIGCKKVPKSITPIPGANRTGPGVPSTTDPTDRGPRHPPNTETTPTTLPNDPTGSTPFGSRIDKGDFWGDKETYKESTVYFAFDSAQVRPEDKSKIDAVAQHLKANPTFKVEVEGHCDERGTEGYNLSLGERRALSVREYLISVGVGGDRVGTITYGESQPAVQGHDETAWAKNRRGEFLLLKPKTQ is encoded by the coding sequence ATGAGCTTCATTCTGGCGTCCACCGCAATCGGATGTAAGAAGGTTCCCAAGTCCATCACACCCATCCCCGGTGCGAATCGGACTGGCCCGGGCGTTCCTTCGACCACTGACCCAACGGATCGTGGCCCTCGTCATCCTCCGAACACGGAAACGACTCCAACGACCCTCCCTAACGATCCGACCGGAAGCACACCGTTCGGATCCAGAATCGACAAAGGCGATTTCTGGGGCGACAAGGAGACCTACAAGGAAAGCACGGTTTACTTTGCTTTCGACAGCGCTCAAGTCCGCCCCGAGGACAAGTCGAAGATCGACGCTGTCGCCCAGCACCTCAAAGCCAACCCGACCTTCAAAGTCGAAGTCGAGGGCCACTGTGACGAGCGCGGCACGGAAGGATACAATCTTTCGTTGGGCGAACGCCGGGCGCTCTCCGTGCGGGAGTATCTGATCTCGGTTGGCGTTGGCGGAGATCGCGTCGGCACGATCACTTACGGCGAGAGCCAGCCCGCCGTCCAGGGCCACGACGAAACGGCCTGGGCGAAAAACCGCCGCGGTGAGTTCCTTCTGCTCAAGCCGAAGACCCAGTAA
- a CDS encoding twin-arginine translocase TatA/TatE family subunit, whose protein sequence is MFAMLNGWEILLLLLLALILFGAKKLPELARGLGQGIREFKKSTREVQDELENAVNLDAPPPPPPPRKLPPDTQPRSNESGDINEAVREREERREGTYTGTAKQG, encoded by the coding sequence ATGTTCGCGATGTTGAACGGTTGGGAAATCCTGCTGCTTCTGCTCCTGGCGCTGATTCTGTTCGGCGCCAAGAAATTGCCGGAATTGGCCCGAGGCCTGGGGCAAGGCATCCGCGAATTCAAGAAATCCACTCGGGAAGTTCAGGACGAATTGGAAAACGCGGTCAATCTGGACGCGCCCCCTCCTCCTCCGCCGCCCCGAAAATTGCCCCCCGACACTCAGCCTCGCTCGAACGAATCCGGCGACATCAACGAAGCAGTCCGCGAACGCGAAGAGCGCCGAGAAGGAACTTACACTGGCACAGCCAAACAGGGCTGA
- the ispE gene encoding 4-(cytidine 5'-diphospho)-2-C-methyl-D-erythritol kinase, with amino-acid sequence MTLERTSPCKINFLLNVLGQREDGFHELETVMHPVPVFDTLEFERSASSGVALTCSQPELPVDSTNLVHRAATAFLHAAKISDGLRIHIEKRIPLAAGLGGGSSNAAHTLLGLNELFGRPLASDRLMPLAATLGSDVPFFLQAGPALATGRGERISALGPLPALRDVFALLVYPGFGIPTAWAYQQLARFPEAAAGKPGRAQALIDRLQTSDLSSAAPAFYNALEAPALKKYPLLQLFQEFLREHGAVATLMSGSGSTTFALVFGQQNAGELADRFRAKFGETHWLATAQLN; translated from the coding sequence ATGACCCTGGAACGGACCTCGCCGTGCAAGATCAACTTCTTGCTGAACGTTCTCGGCCAGCGCGAGGACGGATTTCACGAACTCGAAACCGTCATGCATCCGGTTCCGGTGTTCGACACGTTGGAATTCGAGCGCAGCGCGTCCTCCGGCGTCGCGCTGACTTGCAGTCAGCCTGAGTTGCCGGTTGATTCGACCAATCTTGTTCACCGGGCGGCGACGGCCTTCCTGCACGCCGCTAAGATCAGCGATGGCCTGCGAATTCACATCGAGAAACGAATTCCTCTCGCGGCGGGACTCGGCGGCGGCAGCAGCAATGCCGCCCACACCTTGCTCGGCTTGAACGAACTGTTTGGCCGCCCGCTGGCCTCGGACCGTTTGATGCCATTGGCTGCAACACTTGGTTCTGACGTTCCGTTCTTTCTGCAAGCCGGCCCTGCGCTGGCCACCGGGCGCGGTGAACGCATTTCGGCATTGGGGCCGCTTCCTGCGCTGCGTGATGTGTTCGCTCTGCTGGTGTATCCGGGTTTTGGCATCCCAACCGCGTGGGCTTACCAGCAACTGGCCCGTTTCCCTGAGGCGGCGGCAGGCAAGCCGGGACGCGCGCAGGCACTGATCGACCGGCTGCAAACCTCCGATCTCTCCTCCGCCGCGCCGGCTTTCTACAACGCCCTGGAAGCTCCCGCGCTGAAGAAGTATCCGTTGCTTCAACTATTCCAGGAATTCCTGCGCGAGCATGGCGCGGTGGCAACGCTGATGTCCGGGAGCGGCTCGACCACGTTTGCGCTGGTCTTTGGCCAGCAAAACGCCGGTGAACTCGCCGACAGGTTCCGGGCGAAGTTTGGCGAAACGCACTGGCTCGCGACCGCGCAACTCAATTGA
- a CDS encoding exosortase system-associated protein, TIGR04073 family — MRISFSSLASLAALALIATGCAGPERKLGRGLLNVTEFARLGEIRRSMEQTAIWEGTDKTYTTGFIRGFNRSLARTAVGAYEIVTFPFPKYDPHYLPEYPVYPDSYTPKLIADPMFGMDNALGFSGGDIAPMIPGSRFRIFDY; from the coding sequence ATGCGCATCTCTTTCTCTTCCCTGGCGTCGCTCGCGGCTCTGGCTCTCATTGCCACGGGCTGCGCGGGGCCGGAACGCAAGCTGGGACGCGGCTTGCTCAACGTGACTGAATTCGCCCGGCTTGGCGAAATCCGCCGCTCCATGGAACAAACCGCGATCTGGGAAGGCACGGACAAGACCTACACCACGGGCTTCATCCGAGGGTTCAATCGCAGCCTGGCGCGCACGGCAGTCGGCGCTTACGAAATCGTCACGTTCCCGTTCCCGAAATACGACCCTCACTACTTGCCGGAATACCCGGTCTATCCGGACAGCTACACGCCTAAACTGATTGCGGATCCGATGTTCGGCATGGACAACGCCCTCGGCTTCAGCGGCGGGGATATCGCGCCGATGATTCCCGGCAGCCGCTTCCGGATTTTCGATTATTGA
- a CDS encoding aminopeptidase, translating into MTDPRYKKLARLLVEYSTALKKGDRVLLDMIDVPDEFSVELMRAARSAGAIPLIEVRHSRITREVLRDTDEHHAKLVHDVELSRMKRVQAYIAIRGSANANETSDVTGDRMSLYSRILRPVLNYRVNKTRWCVLRWPSPSMAQAANMSTEAFEDFYFDVCAMNYRKMARAMIPLERRMKSADRVHIKGPNTDLTFSLKGIGAKMCKGDRNIPDGEVFSCPVKKSINGCIQFNTPTLYSGTRFENVRLEFKAGRIVEAEANNRKRLNEILDTDPGARYTGEFSLGFNPHILNPMCDILFDEKISGSLHLTPGQAYEDCDNGNRSAVHWDMVLIQRPEWGGGEVWFDGELIRKDGLFVPRDLKPLNPSHLK; encoded by the coding sequence ATGACAGATCCTCGCTATAAAAAATTGGCCCGGTTGCTGGTCGAATATTCCACGGCTCTGAAGAAAGGCGACCGCGTCCTGCTCGACATGATCGATGTGCCGGACGAGTTCTCCGTGGAACTCATGCGCGCGGCCAGGAGCGCAGGCGCCATCCCTTTGATCGAAGTCCGGCACTCGCGCATCACGCGGGAAGTTCTCCGGGACACTGACGAACACCACGCGAAGTTGGTTCATGACGTCGAGCTGAGTCGCATGAAAAGAGTGCAGGCCTACATCGCGATCCGGGGCAGCGCCAATGCGAACGAAACCTCCGACGTGACGGGAGACCGCATGTCGCTCTATTCGAGAATCCTCCGCCCCGTTTTGAATTATCGCGTGAACAAGACCCGCTGGTGCGTCTTGCGCTGGCCTTCTCCAAGCATGGCCCAGGCCGCCAACATGAGCACGGAAGCGTTCGAGGATTTCTATTTCGACGTCTGCGCGATGAATTACCGGAAAATGGCGCGCGCCATGATCCCGCTGGAGCGGCGCATGAAAAGCGCGGATCGAGTACACATCAAAGGTCCAAACACGGACCTCACCTTCAGCCTCAAAGGCATCGGCGCGAAGATGTGCAAGGGAGACCGAAATATTCCGGACGGCGAGGTCTTTAGCTGCCCGGTCAAGAAATCGATCAACGGCTGCATTCAGTTCAACACGCCCACGCTTTACTCCGGCACGCGGTTCGAGAACGTGCGGCTGGAGTTCAAGGCCGGACGCATCGTTGAAGCCGAGGCCAACAACCGCAAACGGCTCAACGAGATTCTCGACACCGATCCCGGCGCGCGTTACACGGGGGAATTCTCGCTGGGATTCAATCCGCACATCCTCAATCCCATGTGCGACATTCTGTTCGACGAAAAGATCTCGGGCTCGCTCCATTTGACCCCTGGACAAGCCTACGAGGACTGCGACAACGGGAATCGCTCCGCCGTGCACTGGGACATGGTCTTGATTCAACGGCCTGAATGGGGCGGCGGCGAAGTGTGGTTCGACGGTGAATTGATCCGGAAGGACGGGCTGTTCGTGCCGAGGGATCTCAAGCCGCTAAATCCATCCCATCTGAAGTGA
- a CDS encoding c-type cytochrome, protein MKPGLPSFVASAGFFLTLMASVRGDEPKVLAQLVRSKANYSTAEAWSTRRAELREEFLKGARLWPLPERPPLKPIIHSRREHDGYSVENVALETMPGFYCTGNLYRPLQRRRPGPAILCPHGHFKPLGRMRDEQQIRCAQFSRMGATVFSYSMVGWQDSLQTTHDDPLVLALQTWNSLRAVDFVASLEGVDPDRIGVTGASGGGTQTFFLALLDDRVKVSAPVVIVYPWAAPEGCRCEGGMPVMQAAESNAIELCAAVSPRAQLIVSVGQDQTKSFPDVGFPFVRRMYELAGARDQVENAHYAEEGHDFGRSKRQAVYQFFAKHLGLDPIPEELSKITLESPAQLEAVNLQHPLPGHAVRGAEAVAGAFERLRTGAWPQYQGRAGTRPYQSMIGAQSSHPLEGPLAEYSFKASTTNDEALIFTPPGFAKVGVPAAAPEASAAHLQIAVRHAQTRQPLFCRVNVVGPDGNFYEPKDGPLKIHSLTGQWPNWPKGWGNRPDKAPVRYFGRFFYCSGEARVDVPPGSIRVEVWKGFEYRPETRTVQVSPGETGRVEVALTHAVPLPELGYHSGDPHIHIPRASEADDQKILDLLEAEDIHFGTILAYNEPAGPYAGLMDKMASPQQRGLGRRSIMSRGSYSIVSGQEYRSSTYGHMNLFLRDDLVLAGQTVNANDWPLYGDLARQAREKGGVAFHAHGGYAQAVYADVVQGNIDAVELLQFGVYRGIGLIDWYRMLNCGFRIPIVGASDYPACRKLGDCLTYAYSPSQPNLETWLRAAAAGDSFVTTGPLLLLEVDGQKPGSRINKAGAGPHRVHARIRVRSEVAPVTHLQLIANGRVLKERLVPASEGQGRWIELEHELEVDRSAWIAARAFSLSRLGTPDAESHSNPVYVYLNGKAPYEAASLDAFVEQIDKQIAAHKARKFKEQARVLDYFERSRDILMKIREARGALSEGHPSDLARDLPAIDDAGLRTHSEEELRAFLKPVPPKPIEEALQAFETVGGFRMELVASEPLVYDPIAAAFDEDGNLYVCEMRDYPYKPRPGQPPLGTVRLLKDTDGDGRFDEAHVFADQLLWPGGVAPWKGGVFVAAPPDIWYFKDTDGDNRADVRRKVFTGFGTQNQQNMLNNLILGLDHKIYGATAGNGGIIRPGDRPSAEAISINGQDFRFDPVTEQFEPISGVVQFGNTFDDWGNRFLCSESQPLLHEVLPRHYLARNPYLPVPNAIHNLAPAPVPIFRISPIERWRQIRSSRRIAHGARPPTVAGASHHVVDAAAGVTIYRGGAYGAEYYGNAFVGDAQNNLIHRRRLKPDGATFTSERADSKTEFVRSSDTWFRPVNFVNAPDGTLYVLDMSREILEAIHIPLDVVKHLDLRSGRDHGRIYRLAPPNFRYPGSPRLSRASTPDLVAALESPHGWWRDTAHRLIYERQDQTAIEPLRRVLRKSSSPQARVHALWSLRGLNALGEEDILIGLADESPRVREHTIRLGESRLAQSSALLDKILALANDPDARVRFQLAFSLGQTSDPRDRSALAEIARSSANDRWIRTALLSSVKDAADQLLVPLLDDKSVMNAPGGQEFLEQLALVAGARRETNSVARVLERAASLTQDHGPGGIANRLVTALGKGLKQAQGRLDPAIVLSEAGRSYLQELTRRLRRDAKDPTRTEADRSSSISLLGCLAFAESRDTLLGLLDLRQPEPVQIAAVRALADYSSAEIGPLLLAKWREYSPKVREAVVEAMLARYERTLVFLQAVQKEQASLAQLDAARRQQLLHHRNESVRALALQLLSGGPSRSRQEIIDAYRPALQLSRDPVRGEAVFRRECMACHKIGEIGYAIGPDLTSSPSRDAEALLVHVFDPNQYVQPNSIQYVVDDKAGRTFSGMLAAQTATSITLRQGEGRSETILRANIAALSSTGKSMMPEGFEERITQQEMADLIAFLQSARPATPSGEPPLQIGTEPGLIEPEP, encoded by the coding sequence ATGAAACCTGGGCTTCCCTCGTTTGTCGCCAGTGCCGGTTTCTTTCTGACCTTGATGGCCAGTGTGCGCGGCGATGAGCCGAAGGTCCTGGCGCAACTCGTCCGATCCAAGGCGAATTATTCCACCGCTGAAGCGTGGTCCACGCGCCGCGCGGAATTGCGGGAGGAATTCTTGAAAGGCGCCAGGCTCTGGCCCTTGCCGGAACGTCCACCGCTCAAACCCATCATTCACAGCCGGCGCGAGCATGACGGTTACTCGGTGGAGAATGTCGCTCTCGAAACCATGCCGGGATTCTATTGCACGGGGAATTTGTACCGTCCCCTTCAGCGGCGGCGGCCCGGTCCTGCGATCCTCTGTCCGCACGGCCACTTCAAGCCGCTGGGACGCATGCGCGATGAGCAGCAGATTCGTTGCGCCCAGTTCTCGCGCATGGGCGCGACCGTGTTCTCCTATAGCATGGTCGGCTGGCAAGACTCGCTCCAGACCACGCACGACGACCCGCTCGTCCTGGCGCTGCAAACCTGGAATAGCCTGCGTGCGGTGGACTTCGTGGCTTCGCTCGAAGGCGTCGATCCGGATCGGATCGGCGTCACGGGGGCTTCCGGCGGCGGGACGCAAACCTTTTTCCTGGCGCTGCTGGATGACCGAGTCAAAGTCTCCGCGCCGGTTGTAATCGTCTATCCCTGGGCGGCCCCAGAGGGATGCCGGTGCGAAGGAGGCATGCCGGTCATGCAGGCCGCCGAGAGCAACGCCATCGAATTATGCGCGGCGGTTTCGCCGCGGGCGCAATTGATCGTTTCAGTCGGGCAGGACCAGACGAAAAGTTTTCCCGACGTGGGTTTTCCTTTTGTCCGGCGGATGTACGAGCTCGCCGGCGCGCGCGATCAAGTCGAGAACGCGCACTATGCGGAGGAAGGCCATGACTTCGGGCGGTCCAAACGCCAGGCCGTGTACCAGTTTTTCGCGAAACATCTGGGCTTGGATCCCATCCCGGAGGAACTTTCCAAAATCACCCTCGAATCCCCGGCGCAACTCGAAGCGGTCAACCTTCAGCATCCGCTGCCCGGCCATGCGGTGCGCGGTGCCGAGGCCGTAGCTGGGGCGTTTGAGCGGTTGCGAACCGGCGCGTGGCCGCAATATCAGGGACGCGCTGGAACGCGTCCTTACCAGTCCATGATCGGCGCGCAGTCTTCGCACCCGCTGGAAGGTCCGCTCGCGGAGTATTCATTCAAGGCATCCACGACGAATGACGAAGCTTTGATCTTCACACCGCCCGGCTTTGCCAAGGTGGGCGTTCCCGCGGCAGCGCCCGAGGCGAGCGCCGCGCATCTTCAAATCGCCGTTCGCCACGCGCAGACGAGGCAACCGCTGTTTTGCCGCGTGAATGTGGTTGGTCCGGACGGCAATTTCTACGAACCCAAAGACGGCCCGCTCAAAATCCACAGCTTGACCGGTCAGTGGCCGAATTGGCCAAAAGGCTGGGGTAACCGCCCGGACAAGGCGCCGGTTCGTTATTTTGGGCGTTTCTTTTATTGTTCGGGTGAAGCTCGCGTCGATGTTCCGCCAGGTTCGATTCGAGTCGAAGTCTGGAAGGGATTCGAGTATCGACCGGAGACGCGCACGGTCCAGGTTTCTCCAGGCGAAACCGGGCGTGTCGAAGTTGCGCTGACTCATGCCGTCCCCTTGCCGGAATTGGGCTATCACTCTGGCGATCCGCATATTCATATTCCGCGAGCGAGCGAGGCAGACGACCAGAAAATCCTCGATCTGCTCGAAGCCGAGGACATCCATTTCGGAACCATCCTGGCGTACAACGAACCGGCGGGGCCGTACGCCGGTTTGATGGATAAAATGGCCTCGCCGCAGCAGCGCGGCCTCGGGCGCCGGTCAATCATGAGCCGTGGTTCCTACAGCATCGTGTCCGGTCAGGAATACCGCAGTTCAACCTACGGCCACATGAATCTCTTCTTGCGGGACGATCTGGTGTTGGCGGGCCAGACGGTGAACGCAAACGACTGGCCGTTGTACGGGGATCTGGCGCGGCAAGCGCGAGAAAAGGGCGGCGTGGCTTTCCACGCGCATGGCGGCTACGCGCAAGCGGTCTATGCGGACGTTGTCCAGGGGAACATCGACGCCGTCGAGTTGCTCCAATTCGGCGTCTATCGCGGCATCGGATTGATTGACTGGTATCGGATGCTCAATTGCGGTTTTCGGATTCCGATTGTCGGCGCTTCGGACTACCCGGCTTGCCGCAAACTCGGCGATTGTCTCACTTACGCTTACTCTCCAAGCCAGCCCAACCTGGAGACCTGGTTGCGCGCAGCCGCCGCGGGCGACAGTTTCGTCACGACCGGACCGCTTCTCTTGCTCGAAGTGGATGGGCAAAAGCCGGGCAGCCGAATCAACAAAGCTGGCGCCGGACCGCATCGAGTTCACGCCAGGATCCGCGTGCGCAGCGAAGTCGCCCCGGTGACGCACCTTCAACTCATAGCGAATGGCCGCGTGCTGAAGGAACGGTTGGTGCCCGCCAGCGAAGGGCAAGGACGCTGGATCGAACTTGAACACGAACTCGAAGTGGATCGTTCCGCGTGGATCGCCGCCCGCGCCTTTTCGTTGTCGCGCCTCGGCACGCCGGACGCCGAATCGCACTCCAATCCGGTCTATGTCTATCTCAACGGCAAGGCGCCTTACGAAGCGGCGTCGCTGGACGCGTTCGTCGAGCAGATCGACAAGCAAATCGCGGCCCACAAAGCGCGGAAGTTCAAGGAGCAGGCGCGGGTCCTGGATTACTTTGAGCGCTCGCGGGATATTCTCATGAAAATTCGCGAAGCCCGAGGCGCGCTCTCCGAAGGCCATCCCTCGGACCTGGCGCGCGACTTGCCCGCGATCGACGACGCCGGACTTCGCACGCACAGCGAGGAGGAGTTGCGCGCGTTTCTCAAGCCGGTCCCGCCCAAGCCGATCGAGGAAGCGCTCCAGGCGTTCGAAACGGTCGGCGGCTTTCGCATGGAACTGGTCGCGAGCGAGCCGCTCGTTTATGACCCGATCGCGGCGGCTTTCGACGAAGATGGCAACCTCTACGTGTGTGAGATGCGGGATTATCCGTACAAGCCCAGGCCCGGCCAACCACCGCTTGGCACAGTGCGGCTTTTGAAGGACACCGATGGCGATGGGAGATTCGACGAAGCGCACGTGTTCGCCGATCAGCTTTTGTGGCCAGGCGGCGTGGCGCCATGGAAAGGCGGCGTGTTCGTCGCCGCGCCCCCGGACATTTGGTACTTCAAGGACACCGACGGCGACAACCGAGCTGACGTGCGGCGAAAAGTTTTCACCGGCTTCGGCACGCAGAATCAGCAAAACATGCTGAACAATTTGATCCTGGGACTCGACCACAAGATCTATGGAGCGACCGCCGGCAACGGTGGCATTATCCGACCGGGAGATCGGCCTTCCGCGGAAGCGATTTCAATCAATGGCCAGGATTTCCGGTTCGATCCCGTGACCGAGCAGTTTGAGCCGATCAGCGGCGTGGTGCAGTTCGGCAACACGTTCGACGATTGGGGGAATCGATTCTTGTGCAGCGAATCACAGCCGTTGCTCCACGAAGTTCTCCCGCGGCATTACCTCGCCCGGAATCCGTACCTGCCGGTCCCGAACGCCATTCATAATCTCGCGCCTGCGCCCGTGCCGATCTTTCGCATCAGCCCGATCGAGCGGTGGCGCCAGATTCGTTCGAGCCGGCGCATCGCGCACGGAGCGCGTCCGCCAACCGTTGCGGGAGCGAGCCACCACGTAGTAGATGCGGCGGCAGGCGTCACTATTTACCGTGGTGGGGCGTATGGAGCGGAATACTACGGCAACGCATTTGTCGGGGACGCGCAGAATAATCTGATCCACCGCCGCCGGCTCAAGCCGGACGGTGCAACGTTCACGTCTGAACGCGCCGACTCCAAGACCGAGTTCGTCCGTTCATCCGACACCTGGTTCAGGCCGGTCAATTTTGTGAACGCGCCCGACGGCACGCTTTACGTGCTCGACATGAGCCGGGAAATTCTGGAAGCGATCCACATTCCGCTCGATGTGGTGAAGCACCTGGATTTGCGGAGCGGGCGCGACCACGGACGCATCTATCGCCTGGCTCCGCCGAATTTCCGGTATCCGGGTTCGCCTCGTTTAAGCCGGGCGAGCACACCTGACCTGGTGGCTGCGCTGGAGAGTCCGCACGGCTGGTGGCGGGACACCGCGCACCGGCTCATCTACGAACGCCAGGATCAAACCGCGATTGAGCCCCTGCGCCGCGTGTTGCGGAAAAGCTCCAGCCCGCAGGCGCGCGTTCATGCGCTCTGGTCTTTGCGCGGACTCAACGCGCTCGGCGAGGAAGACATTCTGATTGGATTGGCCGATGAATCTCCCCGCGTTCGCGAGCACACGATTCGACTGGGCGAATCAAGGTTGGCGCAAAGCTCTGCCTTGCTGGACAAGATACTCGCCCTGGCCAACGATCCCGACGCGCGGGTTCGCTTCCAGCTCGCGTTTTCCTTGGGCCAAACCAGCGACCCAAGAGACCGGAGCGCACTCGCTGAAATCGCGCGATCCTCCGCGAACGATCGGTGGATTCGCACCGCCTTGCTCAGTTCCGTCAAAGATGCCGCCGACCAACTGCTGGTTCCCTTGCTCGACGACAAGAGCGTCATGAACGCTCCAGGCGGCCAGGAGTTCCTGGAGCAACTCGCCCTGGTTGCAGGCGCTCGCAGAGAAACCAACTCGGTTGCGCGCGTGCTCGAACGCGCCGCCAGCCTCACTCAGGATCACGGTCCCGGCGGGATTGCCAATCGGCTGGTCACCGCGCTGGGGAAGGGACTCAAACAGGCCCAAGGCCGGCTGGATCCAGCGATCGTCCTCAGCGAGGCCGGCCGCAGTTATTTGCAGGAACTCACTCGCCGTCTGCGCCGCGACGCCAAGGATCCGACGCGCACCGAAGCTGATCGATCCTCTTCGATTTCATTGCTGGGCTGTCTGGCGTTCGCCGAGTCGCGAGATACGCTTCTGGGTTTACTGGACCTGCGCCAGCCCGAACCGGTTCAAATCGCCGCCGTGCGCGCGTTGGCCGATTATTCTTCCGCAGAGATCGGGCCGCTTCTCCTGGCGAAATGGCGGGAGTATTCGCCGAAAGTCCGCGAGGCGGTCGTTGAAGCCATGCTCGCCCGCTACGAACGCACTCTGGTTTTTCTTCAGGCCGTGCAAAAGGAGCAGGCCAGTCTCGCTCAACTCGATGCCGCCCGGCGGCAGCAATTGCTCCACCACCGAAACGAATCCGTCCGCGCACTGGCCCTCCAACTTTTGAGCGGCGGCCCGAGCCGATCCCGGCAAGAGATCATCGACGCTTATCGGCCCGCGTTGCAACTGAGCCGCGATCCGGTTCGCGGTGAAGCGGTCTTTCGCCGCGAGTGCATGGCGTGCCATAAGATTGGCGAGATCGGATATGCCATCGGTCCGGACCTCACGTCCTCGCCTTCGCGCGACGCGGAAGCGCTGCTCGTTCACGTCTTCGATCCGAATCAGTACGTTCAACCGAACTCCATCCAGTATGTGGTCGATGACAAAGCAGGGCGCACCTTCAGCGGCATGCTGGCTGCCCAGACCGCGACAAGCATCACGCTGCGGCAAGGCGAGGGGCGGTCGGAGACGATTTTGCGAGCCAACATCGCCGCGCTAAGCAGCACGGGCAAATCGATGATGCCGGAAGGTTTTGAGGAGCGAATTACGCAGCAGGAAATGGCGGACCTGATCGCCTTTCTCCAATCGGCGCGTCCGGCGACGCCTTCCGGCGAACCGCCGCTTCAAATCGGGACGGAGCCTGGGCTGATCGAGCCGGAGCCGTGA